The Clostridium sporogenes region TTTCTCTTTTCCCAATTTTTTTATGAATATTTTCCACCTGAAGAACTTCCATTTTTTCTCCTCCATTTTAAATTAATATAAATTTAGAAATTATTACTATATATTTAATATACATAACAAAACTAAAGGAAAAAGAAATATAAACTAAAGAAAATATAAAGATTATAAAATAGCATTTTATATTTAACTCTATACAAAATTTAAGGTAGTATTAAGGTAAAATACACGTTTATGTAATGTTACCATGATAATCTAAAGGCTAATCAATAGCTTAATATTTAATAAATCCTTAAATACCAAATATCTAATATAATAAAAAAACAAATGAAATTTTAGATAAGAAAGGAAGGTGAAATCCTTTATAAGCTTACTAAACTAATAATGTATTAAATTTTAGTAGCTTTTGTATAAGGATTCTTTATGGCAAATAATTTATTTTTATTTAGTATAATAATTTTATTTATTGGATTCTTTTTCATGGGAATGAGTAAATTATCTTTTAAATGGAGAGCTTTTACAAATAAGCCAGCTTGGAATGGAGCAACTATACCATTTTTAATGATAGGACTTGTATTTTTTATAATTGGATTAATATTAGTATATAGTTTTTATCCATTCAAATAATAAGAGCTCCCTAAGGAGCTCCTAATAGCTTTTCTATTTCTCTATAAGCTATAAAAATAGCATAGCTCATAAATATAATTTTTCACCGGATAAAAATATTATAGTTAATAATACTCTGATATTTTGTAACTAATTTCTAAAAATATGCCACATTGCATTATTTCTGCCCCTAGCAAATACATCAGTTCTGTTTGGTCCCCAGGATACCGCAGCTGGATCAGAGGTTATAATATTCCCTCTAATCGTTGACCAATTACTCCAACGAGATCCGTTCCAAGACCTGGTCATCAATTGATTGTTTGCGCCCCTAGCAAATACCTCTAATCTATTAGATCTTCTAGAAGAAACAGCGGGGCCAGAAGTTAATCTTCCTCCAAGGTCTTCCCATCTACTCCAGCGAGATCCATTCCACCATAAATGAAACAGACGGTTACCTTGGCCCCGTGCAAATACATCAATTCTATTGTTTCCCCAAGACACAGCTGCTGGTGAAGAGGTTAGTGTTCCACCAAGACTTTCCCATTCACTCCAGCGAGAACCATTCCACCATTTATGCCAAAGTGCATTATCCGTTCCCCTTACAAAAGTATCTAATCTGTTAGGCGCCCAGGAAGATACTGCTGGTGAAGAGGTCAAAACACCTCCAAGACTTTCCCAGCTGCTCCATCGAGAACCGTTCCAAAATATATGCCACATAGCATTATCTGTACCTCTAGCAAATACATCAATTCTATTATTTCCCCAAGATACAGCTCCAGGAGCAGAAGTTAATCTTCCTCCAAGGCTTTCCCATTCACTCCAACGAGAACCGTTCCACCATTTATGCCAAAGAGCATCATCTGTTCCCCTTACAAAAGTATCTAATCTGTTAGGAGCCCAGGAAGATACTGCTGGTGCGGAAGTTAAAACGCCCCCAAGATTTTCCCAGCGACTCCATCTACCACTAGGAAATGGTATGTTCACCTGCCTATCTAAAGATCTAGTATCATTAGAATCTTCCTCATCATAAAAAATATCATCCTCTTCCATGTTACTGTAATTCTCAGTCTCATCATTATAATCTTCAGCGTCATTATAATATTCAAAATCTTCTATGGATCTCATTTGCTCATCTGGGAATGGGAAAGGAAATTGCTGCATGTAACAAGGAAAACAAAAAAATAGATTATTATACATTAGGAACCTCCTCATATTATTGTTCCTGCCTAAACAGTCATCAATTATATTTTATGACTAAAAATAAAACCTGTTACACTTTAATTAGTTAGCAATTTTAAAATAATAATATTTTAATTTTCAATATGTTAAAATGGACTGTCGCATTAAAGAATTTACGCACAATACATTGTTTTACAAGTTTAAAGTTAACACAATATATTATAGGATTTATTCATAATGCGACAGCCCCTTAATTTAACTAATATTTTCAAATTAAGCGATAATTATAAATATAATATTAATCATTAACATAAATAAGTTTCAAATAGATAAAATAATCTTTATATAATGTTATAAATTATATAATAAATTCAAACTTTTCCCAAGGCTCCAAGTGATCAATAAGAAATATTTCTTCATCTATTATTCTTCCTACAACATTAGTTTTACCTGAATTTTTCATATCTTTAAGGGCAATTTGTAATTCCCCTGCATATCTTTTATACAATGAAGATTCTATTAACAAATCTCCTCTTCTAATGTCTACAGTATTAAAAGCTTCAAAATTATAATCCTTATATTTAACTCTACTTTGAGTTGATCTTACTAAATAATCAGATACATCCCCTCTATTGAAATGAAATTCATTAAGAATTATTCTTTTTTCAACTTCGGGAATTTTATCTACAAGATTAACTTTAAACTCTAACATATCTTTATTAATTTTACTTAACGCTTTAAGTTCTTCCTCTGAAGCAAATGCATTAGCAATAATAACATCATCTATAAATCCTGTAGCAAATAAATGTTTAGCTTGAACTTCTATAGGCAATTCTCTATGCATTTCTAATGTACTTAATCCTTCTGATACAGGCCATGGTCCATATTTTGCTTCTTTTGAACTTACAAACGCCGCCGTTCTTATGCCTAAATTCTTAAATTGTTTACTACACTTTAGAAAATGTTTATAACTTAATCCAGTATATCTATGTGGATAAAAATTATGGCAGCCTAATATATTTTCTAAGTTAGGCTTATATGTTAAAATATTGTCTATATATTTTGTACCATTACTCATATTCAGTTCTACTTTTATTCCGTATTTGTTAAAGGACATTATAGATTCTTCAACTCCACTAAATCCTAGATCTAATCTTATACCATAAAATCCTATATCCTTAAAAATGGATAAATCTGAATAAGAAATTTTAAGTCTTTTAAATACTTCTGGTTCAACATCTCCTACAACTTCCATTCCTTTTGTATTTGCAAATTGAATTATATCTTTAAACCTACTAATCAATTGATCTATTTCCATTTCTTCTGAAGATATTAAACATGTAAAAATTCTTTTAAACCCATACTTTGCTGCAAGTTCTATATACTCTTTTATTTTTTCAATATTTGTGTTTGATGGATATACAGATATCCCCAATTTTCTCATATAATTCACTCCAAACTTTATTATAAGTTATATACTCTTTTATTTTTAAAACATCAGTAATAAATACTATTTATAATTTTTCATCTTTATTATAAAGGGGCTGTCGTACTAAGAATAAATCCTACAATACATTGTGTTAACTTTAAATTTGCAAAACGATATATTGTATATAAAATTTTTAATGCCACAGCCCCTTCGAATTTATATAAATACAATTCTTAGCATAAACGGGAGTCCTTGAAGCTCTATCTCCTGATTAGAACATATTATCTACGGTCATATTGAACCCATTGAGGATTATAGTCTTAGTGGTAGTAAATATAGGATAAAATTTGATTTTTTATTCATTATTTAAAACCTGATCTAAAAATAAAACTTCTGTTTATATTTCCTTTAAATACATATAGTAGGCTCCTTTACTAGATGATACATCTTCTTGTACTATTTCTACTTCTCCTAAATTTGCTAATAAATATTCCTTAAAAGCTTGTCTTAAAACTTTAGCTTTTTCTATAACACTTCCCTTTACTCCTATTAAACATCTTTTTTCAAAATTCAACTTTTTATATACTCTTTCTGTTATTACTCCAAGAGCTTTTCCTTCTTTTTTTAATATATCTATTGCATTTTCCTCTCCCTCTTCTCCTAACTTGGATATTAATGTAGTTAGGGAAGCTATTTTATCTTTTGTAGAAGAGTACACAAATGCACAAATTTCATCTGTACTTCTTATATTTAGTTCTTTTAAAATTTCTTTATGCAATTTACTTTTTTCTAACTTTAATTCTTCTTCATAAATCATTCTTTTTAATGCATTAATCGCAATAGAATACCCACTGCCTTCATCACCTAATAAATGCCCCCATCCCCCACATTTATCTTTAATATTATTTCTAATTCCTATACATATAGATCCAGTACCAGCTATAGTTAATATACCATCTTGTCCTTTTAATACTGCTTTTAAAGCTAATTCTCCATCATTTATCACTAATACATCCGCATGAAAATTTTCCTTTATATTTTTTTCTATTACATATGCATTGTTAGCTACTTCCATTCCAGCAGCTCCAATATATATCTTTTTTAATCCTTCTTTACCTAATTCATCTATACAAGTTTTTATTGAATTAAGTATATTATTTATAGCTTCTTTTTCATTCAATACTAAGTTGCCAAATCCAGTAACTTTTTTTATTAATTCATGTCCCTTTAAATCATAAGCTATTGCTTCAGTTTTTGTTCCTCCTGCATCTACTCCTATTACATAATCCATATCATAGCCTCCTATAATTAATTATAAGAATTTAATAAATATATTTTATTCTTATTAGCTTATAATCTCATATAAACTTCAACTAATTCAATAGAAAGATCTTTTAATGTCATAGTAGTCATTAAATGATCCTGGGCATGGATTAACAATAGTGATATTTCAGCCTTATTACCCGCGGCTTCTTCTTGAATTAAATTAGTTTGGTAACTGTGGGCTAAACCTAGTTCCTCGTTAGACTTTTCTATAGATTTTTTAGCTTTATCAAACTCACTCTTTTTTGCATATTGTATTGCTTCCATTGCATAAGTTCTAGCTTCTCCACTATGTGTTATAATATTGAGTATCATCTCTTCCATACTAATCACTCACTCCTGTTCTTATTTTTTTAAAATATTTTTTACCATGTTTATATACTTTTTTATTGCTATATTTTTTATATTCAATTTTATCCTATAGTTATAAATACTATATATTGTATATATTGCTGTTTTAAAAAAATTAAATGATTTAACTAAAATTCAAAAATCAATTACTATACCATAATCTTTGATCATTCTCACTATTTATCAATTAAATCTAAAGCAAAATTTAAAACTTTTTCCCCATTCATAGTTCCGTAATCCATACTATTTATAACATCTACATTTATTCCCTTTGTTTTTACTTGATCCCTTACTTGATTTAACAAATATCTTACTTGAGGTCCAAGTAAAATTACATCTACATCATCAATATACTTTTTTAATTCTGATTCTGGAACAGCATTTATTTTAACATCTATCCCATTTTTTATAGCTACTGCATTCATTTTTGTTACCAGTAAGCTAGTGGACATTCCTGCGCAACATACTAATAAAATATTTTTCATTTAAAGTCCCCCTTTAAACATTCTCATAATTATTGCTATATTATATTTACAGCAAATTGCATGCCAACTATATATCCAATATAATTAAGTATTTGCAACAAAAAAGTGTGTATATTTAATTACACACTTACACTATTATTAATAAACATCTTTAATATATAGGCTCTTTCGCTATCTCCTATAGATATATTATAAGCTTTTTCTATGTTTATAAAATTTTTATCTACGACTTTAAATTCTTTTTCATATTTAGCTATATATTCTCTTAAATTTTCAAAATTATTTTCTAATCCCCCATTTTTTATCTTATCTATCATAAAACTAATATGAAGTATCATTCCTATCTTCACATCATTAGGAATCTTTACATTTAAATCTTTCTCTATTCTTTCAATGGTTTCTGTTACAAGTTCAACTAAACTATCTGAATCCTTTAAATTTATATGATCTTGTATGGAGTTCTTTATTTTGGGAAAATATCTTTCTTTATCAATTAACTTTTTTAATACATTTATTCCATCTCCACTTAAAATTTCTGATGCTGATATAAAAGGTATATCTTTTATAAAAATATTTATTGTTCCAACTATTGAAATGATTTTATAGTCTCGGCTAAGATTTTCTACATTAGTTAGGAACTTGCTTTTATCTAATATATTAAGAGGTATTACTTTTAATCTTGAATTTTCTTTTATTGAACTTAATATTATATCCTTTATTCTTTCTGCCCCACCATGACCAGTAAAGCATACTGTTATTATTAAAAATTTTTTCAAACCTTTGGGCTTATTTTTTTCTTCTACTATATCTTTAGATTTTACTTGAATTCCAAATTCACTTAGCTCTTTACAAGAATTATATATATAATCTAAACCTCTTCCTAGCAAAGATTTTCTACAAGCCTCTATTACTATTGGAGTACTCACCATATCTATAGTTTTTATTTTTACTCCTGTTTCTTCTGAAATCATAGATCCAAAGTTATTGAGTGAACCCATATCTACTAATAACAGAACACCTTTACCAACATCTAGTTCTTTAGTCTTAAGCTTTGCAATTTCGTACATGTCTTCTGCTTTCATACTTAAAGGCATATCTAAAGCCTTTGCACAATCTTCCCCTAATAACTCATTTGATACTTGAACCATACTACTAGCTGTAGCCTTTCCATGCATTATTACAAGCACCCCTACCTTCTGGGTATTATTTACAATATTCTCATATTGATTTGAGGCTAAAAACATAGTCAAATATCCTATTTCGTCTAAGGGAGTTTCTATATTAAAACTGTTATCTATTATTTTCGCTATCTCTATTGCAACCATAAATTCATTTTCATATTGTGATCTTATAAAATTTAATTTAGGATGATATATACTACGTCCTTGTCTTATTCTTTCAATACTTTGTTGTAGGTGTAATGCTAAACCAAAATAAACTTTTTCATCAAATTCTCTATTTAATTTTTTTTGAGCTACATTTAAAATTTTATCTACAACAGTTACTATATTATTACCTACTACTTTTGTTATTTCTTCCTTTCTAAAATTCTGTGGTAAATCACTGATATATTTTTTAAAATGAGATTCTATATCTATATTCAATATATCATTTATATCCTTTTCATTTATTCCTTGATTTTTTAATGTGACAAATTTTTTTTCAATTAAATCATAAAAATAACTGTTTTTATTACATTCTTCTGACTGATTTAAAAAATTATCTTCAATGTTATTATCATAATAAAATACCAATATATCCCGCTTCCCATTCAGTAAACTATTTACCTTTTCCCTATATTGTTTAATTTGCATAAATCCTCTTTTTACATTCTTAGGTAAATCACTTTGTTTAATCAATATATACTTTAAATTTTTACTCTTGTAATCTAAAAATGCTTTTGCACAAGATAACTGTATGTCACTTTTTAACTGTCCTATATTATTTGGACAATCATATAGCAAAAATGATATTAAGGCATTTTTATCTATATAAATATTTTTTTCTAACCTTTTAGATTCCATAGTTATAAACTTTTGAATTAAATAATAGCGTTCATTCATAGTACGGTCTTTTAAAACTGGAATATTTATTATCATAGGCACTCTTCTTGCAAATGTTTTCAAAAGATAGGATTGTGGATCTTCTGTAGTTGCAGCAATAATTTGTGCTTTAACTTTTATTAAATTTTCTGTATCCCCTAATTTTCTAAAACATCCCTTATCTATGTAAGTAAACAGTATTTCTTGACCTTGAGGAGATAGCCTATGGATTTCATCTAAAAACAAAATTCCTCCATCAGCTTTCTTCAATAATCCCTCTTTTTCATTTTCTGCTCCTGTATAAGCTCCTTTTTTAACTCCAAATATTTGTCCTACTACTAATTGAGGATTATCTGCATAATCTGCACAATTAAACCTTATAAATGGAGCCTCTTTTTTAATCACTCCAGACTCTCTAGCAAAATGATACATAAGCTCTGCAAACATAGATTTACCTACCCCAGTTTCTCCCAATATAAGAGTATGGAGCCCATTAGGAGGATAAAGTATTGCAGCTTTTGCTTGCTGTATTGGTACATTAAGACTCAAATCTGATCCTATCATTCTATCTAAACTATTCATTTTATTAAATTTATTTTCATTACTTTTCTGTCTTAAGGAACGATATAATACAGGTCTCCCCTGCATTTTTTCTATTTTTTCATCTTTAACTAACTGATTAAGGTATCTGCTCACATTAGCTCTATTCAAATGCATATGTTCACTTAAATAAGCAGCAGAAATACCTTCTCCCTTTTGTGACTCCATTTCAATTAAAGACTGGTAAATTTCATCAATTTTACTCATTAGCTCCCCCCTAATTACCACTTTTATCTAATTATATTGTAACATATTAATTTTATGCAAAAATGGTAAATAATTAAAACCGTATGCATTGCTGCATACGGTCTTTACTTTGAACAAATTTTTTTAAATTGAATGTGTTTCTTCTACTTCTACTATGTTTTTTTGATCTTTCTTTGTTGCCATATGGACAAATGGCATATATATTATTATACTAACTGCCATACAAATAAGAGCTGTAATTCCACCCCTTATCGAATTTGTTGATATAATAGCTCCTAATATTGGTGGTGTTGTCCAGTGGGCCATTACTACAACTTTAGGAGCAAACCCTATAAAAGTCAACACATATGCGATTATGCCAGAAGCTAATGGTGCTAATATAAATGGTATGAAATATATTGGATTTAAGATTATTGGTAACCCAAATATAACGGGTTCATTTATATTAAACATTCCCGGTGCTATACTTAAATTTGCAATAGTCTTTTGGGTTTTACTCCTTTTTCCAATTATAAATATTGCAATTAGTAAAGCTATAGTGGCTCCTGATCCTCCCATATTTACATAAGAATCTAAAAACTGGCTATTTACTATATGCTCAGGATTAACTCCATTTTTAAATGCTCTTACATTAGCCTCTGTTAGTGGTAATAATACTGCATTTATAATTGGTGCAAGTATATTTGAACCATGTAAACCAAAGAACCATAAAAATTGCTGTACTAAAACTAAAACTAATAAACCACCCAAACTTCCCATTACACCTTGCAATGGTGCCTGTATTGCTAAAAATAATGACTGATGTATATCTGCTACTCCTATCGCTGCAAAAATTTGCTTTACTGCTGCTGTAATAGCTAAAACTATAATTGATGGCAATAATGCTGCAAAGGATTTTGCTACTGCTGGTGGAACTCCCTCTGGCATTTTAATAATTAGTTTTGGATTTCCTACTAATTTAACAAAAATTTCTGTAGCTATTAATGCAACTATTAATGCAACAAATAATCCTTGACCTCCTAAAAAATCCATTGGTAATGCCCCATCTTTTGTCGGTTTATATAAAATTAACAAAGCTGCTAGAGATACAATTCCCGCTGATAATCCATCTTTTTCATAGGATTTAGCTAAATGATATGATATAGTAAATACTATTAATAATGACATTATAGCGAAAGTACCATTCCAGACTCCACCACCAAAATCTTTCCAATTAGCAGGTAATAACCAATTCATAAAATTTTGATATGGTTCCCATCCTAAATTATTAAATAATACTGCAAAAGCCCCTGCCATAATAATTGGAGTAATTGAAGCAAAACCATCACGAATAGCAACTAAATGCCTTTGAGAACCTATTTTAGCTGCTATTGGAACAAAATGCTCTTCCATCCAATCAAAGAACTTTTTCATCTTTTAACCCTCCCCTTATTGTATATATATTTTTTATATATTTATAAGCAATTAATAATAATGATCTATTTTAAAATAATAATTATTTTAGATTTTCTTCTATAAATTCTTTAAACTTTGGCAAATGATCCTTATGTGCTACCATAAGTTCATCTACCAATACCTTAGCAAGTTTATCTGATTGAACTAAAGGATTTATAGTTAATGCTAATATTGCTTTATGATAATCACCAAAAACTGCCGCGTCTACTACTAATCTTTCAAAAGTTTTTATTTGTTGTATTAGTCCATTTATGGCTACTGGCAATTCCCCTACTGCTATTGGCCTAGGTCCATCTCTTGTTATCATACATGAGACTTCTACAGCAGATTCATTTGGAATGCCTACTATAGCTCCATTATTTCTTATATTTACTGGCTGAATATCTTTTTTATCATTATATATTGAACATATAAGCCTACAAGCTGCATCACTGTAATAAGCTCCTCCTCTTTTTTCTAATTCAGGAGGTTTAATATCTAAATTTTCATCTCTATAGAGTTTAAATAATTCTTCTTCTACTTTTTTAACAACTTCTGCTCTGGTTTCACCCTTAGAAAATTGTTCTAGTTCTTCTTTTAGCATATCTTTCGTTTGAAAATAATATTTGTGATATGGACATGGCATCATTCCTAAAGCTTTTATAAAATCTTTATCCCATGTAAAATCCGATATATTTTTAACTATCTGCTCTATGTTTCCATCAGCTAATAAATTAATTAATTTATCTGTAACCCTTACTCCATCCACGTACACTTCTTTTCCGAATACCATATGATTCAATCCTATAAAATCCATTCTTAGTCTTTTATGTTCAACATCTAAAACCTTTGCAACTGCTTTTTCCATACCTATTGGTACATTACATAGTCCTATAATCTTTTTATTTTTTCCGTATCTTAGTAGTGCTTCTGTAACCATACCTGCTGGATTAGTAAAATTTATCATCCATGCATTAGGACACAATTTACTCATGTCCTTATCTATATCTAAAATTACAGGGATTGTCCTTAATGCCTTAAACATTCCGCCTGGCCCATTAGTCTCTTGACCTATAATGCCATGATTTAAAGGGATTTTTTCATCTTTTATTCTTGCATCTAAAAGCCCTACTCTTATTTGAGTTGTTACAAAGTCAGCATCTTTCAACGCTTCTTTTCTATCTAATGTTAAATGTATTTCCATTGGTACTCCTGCTTTTTTTATCATCCTTTTAGCCAAGTTTCCTACAATGCGTAATTTTTCTTTTCCTTCCTCTATATCTACTAACCATAATTCTCTAACTGGTAACTCATTATATCTTTTTATTAATCCTTCAACTAATTCAGGAGTATAACTTGATCCTCCACCTATAGTTACTATCTTTACGCCTTTCTGCATAGAACACACCTCCTTAATTTTTTATTTGTATGTACACTATTATATATAGCAAACATCATGCCAATATCTTTTTATTACCAAATCCACTTATTCATATACCATATAGGGTTACACACTCTAGTTATATACTGTGTAAATCAGTTACACTCTTTTAATTTTTTAACTTATT contains the following coding sequences:
- a CDS encoding DUF346 domain-containing protein, producing MYNNLFFCFPCYMQQFPFPFPDEQMRSIEDFEYYNDAEDYNDETENYSNMEEDDIFYDEEDSNDTRSLDRQVNIPFPSGRWSRWENLGGVLTSAPAVSSWAPNRLDTFVRGTDDALWHKWWNGSRWSEWESLGGRLTSAPGAVSWGNNRIDVFARGTDNAMWHIFWNGSRWSSWESLGGVLTSSPAVSSWAPNRLDTFVRGTDNALWHKWWNGSRWSEWESLGGTLTSSPAAVSWGNNRIDVFARGQGNRLFHLWWNGSRWSRWEDLGGRLTSGPAVSSRRSNRLEVFARGANNQLMTRSWNGSRWSNWSTIRGNIITSDPAAVSWGPNRTDVFARGRNNAMWHIFRN
- a CDS encoding DUF871 domain-containing protein; amino-acid sequence: MRKLGISVYPSNTNIEKIKEYIELAAKYGFKRIFTCLISSEEMEIDQLISRFKDIIQFANTKGMEVVGDVEPEVFKRLKISYSDLSIFKDIGFYGIRLDLGFSGVEESIMSFNKYGIKVELNMSNGTKYIDNILTYKPNLENILGCHNFYPHRYTGLSYKHFLKCSKQFKNLGIRTAAFVSSKEAKYGPWPVSEGLSTLEMHRELPIEVQAKHLFATGFIDDVIIANAFASEEELKALSKINKDMLEFKVNLVDKIPEVEKRIILNEFHFNRGDVSDYLVRSTQSRVKYKDYNFEAFNTVDIRRGDLLIESSLYKRYAGELQIALKDMKNSGKTNVVGRIIDEEIFLIDHLEPWEKFEFII
- a CDS encoding N-acetylglucosamine kinase, which encodes MDYVIGVDAGGTKTEAIAYDLKGHELIKKVTGFGNLVLNEKEAINNILNSIKTCIDELGKEGLKKIYIGAAGMEVANNAYVIEKNIKENFHADVLVINDGELALKAVLKGQDGILTIAGTGSICIGIRNNIKDKCGGWGHLLGDEGSGYSIAINALKRMIYEEELKLEKSKLHKEILKELNIRSTDEICAFVYSSTKDKIASLTTLISKLGEEGEENAIDILKKEGKALGVITERVYKKLNFEKRCLIGVKGSVIEKAKVLRQAFKEYLLANLGEVEIVQEDVSSSKGAYYMYLKEI
- a CDS encoding PTS lactose/cellobiose transporter subunit IIA; translated protein: MEEMILNIITHSGEARTYAMEAIQYAKKSEFDKAKKSIEKSNEELGLAHSYQTNLIQEEAAGNKAEISLLLIHAQDHLMTTMTLKDLSIELVEVYMRL
- a CDS encoding PTS sugar transporter subunit IIB, translated to MKNILLVCCAGMSTSLLVTKMNAVAIKNGIDVKINAVPESELKKYIDDVDVILLGPQVRYLLNQVRDQVKTKGINVDVINSMDYGTMNGEKVLNFALDLIDK
- a CDS encoding sigma 54-interacting transcriptional regulator; its protein translation is MSKIDEIYQSLIEMESQKGEGISAAYLSEHMHLNRANVSRYLNQLVKDEKIEKMQGRPVLYRSLRQKSNENKFNKMNSLDRMIGSDLSLNVPIQQAKAAILYPPNGLHTLILGETGVGKSMFAELMYHFARESGVIKKEAPFIRFNCADYADNPQLVVGQIFGVKKGAYTGAENEKEGLLKKADGGILFLDEIHRLSPQGQEILFTYIDKGCFRKLGDTENLIKVKAQIIAATTEDPQSYLLKTFARRVPMIINIPVLKDRTMNERYYLIQKFITMESKRLEKNIYIDKNALISFLLYDCPNNIGQLKSDIQLSCAKAFLDYKSKNLKYILIKQSDLPKNVKRGFMQIKQYREKVNSLLNGKRDILVFYYDNNIEDNFLNQSEECNKNSYFYDLIEKKFVTLKNQGINEKDINDILNIDIESHFKKYISDLPQNFRKEEITKVVGNNIVTVVDKILNVAQKKLNREFDEKVYFGLALHLQQSIERIRQGRSIYHPKLNFIRSQYENEFMVAIEIAKIIDNSFNIETPLDEIGYLTMFLASNQYENIVNNTQKVGVLVIMHGKATASSMVQVSNELLGEDCAKALDMPLSMKAEDMYEIAKLKTKELDVGKGVLLLVDMGSLNNFGSMISEETGVKIKTIDMVSTPIVIEACRKSLLGRGLDYIYNSCKELSEFGIQVKSKDIVEEKNKPKGLKKFLIITVCFTGHGGAERIKDIILSSIKENSRLKVIPLNILDKSKFLTNVENLSRDYKIISIVGTINIFIKDIPFISASEILSGDGINVLKKLIDKERYFPKIKNSIQDHINLKDSDSLVELVTETIERIEKDLNVKIPNDVKIGMILHISFMIDKIKNGGLENNFENLREYIAKYEKEFKVVDKNFINIEKAYNISIGDSERAYILKMFINNSVSV
- a CDS encoding PTS sugar transporter subunit IIC gives rise to the protein MKKFFDWMEEHFVPIAAKIGSQRHLVAIRDGFASITPIIMAGAFAVLFNNLGWEPYQNFMNWLLPANWKDFGGGVWNGTFAIMSLLIVFTISYHLAKSYEKDGLSAGIVSLAALLILYKPTKDGALPMDFLGGQGLFVALIVALIATEIFVKLVGNPKLIIKMPEGVPPAVAKSFAALLPSIIVLAITAAVKQIFAAIGVADIHQSLFLAIQAPLQGVMGSLGGLLVLVLVQQFLWFFGLHGSNILAPIINAVLLPLTEANVRAFKNGVNPEHIVNSQFLDSYVNMGGSGATIALLIAIFIIGKRSKTQKTIANLSIAPGMFNINEPVIFGLPIILNPIYFIPFILAPLASGIIAYVLTFIGFAPKVVVMAHWTTPPILGAIISTNSIRGGITALICMAVSIIIYMPFVHMATKKDQKNIVEVEETHSI
- a CDS encoding 6-phospho-beta-glucosidase; translated protein: MQKGVKIVTIGGGSSYTPELVEGLIKRYNELPVRELWLVDIEEGKEKLRIVGNLAKRMIKKAGVPMEIHLTLDRKEALKDADFVTTQIRVGLLDARIKDEKIPLNHGIIGQETNGPGGMFKALRTIPVILDIDKDMSKLCPNAWMINFTNPAGMVTEALLRYGKNKKIIGLCNVPIGMEKAVAKVLDVEHKRLRMDFIGLNHMVFGKEVYVDGVRVTDKLINLLADGNIEQIVKNISDFTWDKDFIKALGMMPCPYHKYYFQTKDMLKEELEQFSKGETRAEVVKKVEEELFKLYRDENLDIKPPELEKRGGAYYSDAACRLICSIYNDKKDIQPVNIRNNGAIVGIPNESAVEVSCMITRDGPRPIAVGELPVAINGLIQQIKTFERLVVDAAVFGDYHKAILALTINPLVQSDKLAKVLVDELMVAHKDHLPKFKEFIEENLK